A genomic segment from Polyangium mundeleinium encodes:
- a CDS encoding 1,4-dihydroxy-2-naphthoyl-CoA synthase — protein MTVSAIFDPARWREVPGFSFTDITYHRAVDQGTVRIAFHRPEVRNAFRPKTVDELYTALEDARTTADVGCVLITGNGPSPKDGGWAFCSGGDQRIRGKDGYKYEGNEAGEVDAARLGRLHILEVQRLIRFMPKVVIAVVPGWAVGGGHSLHVVCDMTLASREHARFKQTDPDVASFDSGYGSALLARQIGQKKAREIFFLGLDYTAEQAAAMGMVNAVVPHEDLEKVALEWGALINGKSPTAMRMLKYGFNLPDEGLVGQQLFAGEATRLAYGTDEAAEGRDAFLEKRKPDYKRFPWHY, from the coding sequence ATGACCGTCTCAGCGATCTTCGATCCTGCGCGCTGGCGCGAGGTGCCGGGTTTTTCGTTCACGGACATCACCTACCACCGCGCCGTGGACCAGGGCACCGTGCGTATCGCGTTCCATCGGCCCGAGGTGCGCAACGCGTTTCGGCCGAAGACGGTGGACGAGCTCTACACGGCGCTCGAGGACGCGCGGACCACGGCGGACGTGGGCTGCGTGCTCATCACGGGCAACGGCCCCTCGCCGAAGGACGGCGGCTGGGCCTTCTGTTCGGGCGGCGATCAACGAATTCGCGGCAAGGACGGGTACAAATACGAGGGCAACGAGGCCGGCGAGGTCGACGCGGCGCGCCTCGGGCGTCTGCACATCCTGGAGGTGCAGCGGCTCATTCGTTTCATGCCGAAGGTCGTGATCGCGGTCGTGCCGGGCTGGGCGGTCGGCGGCGGGCACAGCCTGCACGTCGTCTGCGACATGACGCTCGCGAGCCGGGAGCATGCGCGGTTCAAGCAGACGGATCCCGACGTGGCGAGCTTCGACAGCGGCTACGGATCGGCGCTCCTGGCGCGGCAGATCGGCCAGAAGAAGGCGCGCGAGATCTTCTTCCTCGGCCTCGATTACACCGCGGAGCAGGCCGCGGCGATGGGGATGGTGAACGCCGTCGTGCCGCACGAAGACCTGGAGAAGGTGGCGCTCGAATGGGGCGCGCTCATCAACGGCAAGAGCCCGACCGCGATGCGAATGCTGAAATACGGCTTCAACCTCCCCGACGAGGGCCTCGTGGGGCAGCAGCTCTTCGCCGGCGAGGCGACGCGGCTCGCCTACGGCACCGACGAGGCCGCGGAAGGCCGCGACGCGTTCCTGGAAAAGCGCAAACCCGATTACAAGCGCTTCCCCTGGCATTATTGA